The following are from one region of the Vibrio parahaemolyticus genome:
- a CDS encoding ATP-binding protein, giving the protein MIANYIPHPNSQMAKNPLIEALGMPLLPKQFIQATTLSPDMLIDVSSLPTEHHGYYTRTFIDNLSECYVVQDEAPRLYDTVFRMIERGYIYRNPLVYGDIKQLQFADSIEIPEGQERTLKQTANQQSFLVAGLSGRGKSAMVESILSAIPQVISHQEYQGQRFIYEQIVWLKIDIPTARGQRALLWRILESIDSVTGENYYESHQKSSVTALMIAVRKALLIHGVGIIVLDEAQNLSETRQYEKVGNNENATLKFVEELFNKVGVPLLLVGTLSTLNLFSKEMTAARRIGKTGSLILEQCDVESSFWKRFIKQMCPTQLLKNQTTDIDTLTRHVHYLSAGIPAIASSLIKATLSYLTYLTPNNQDLSMAALDHVFKEQFLLVSGALTALKRGQFYKYEDCNPLSQLHSVQQDLFSESGSNIDGNQVYKQSLRSSRSALNLTEKDQEMLESLTPEALLARARKYE; this is encoded by the coding sequence ATGATAGCTAATTATATACCTCACCCTAACTCTCAGATGGCAAAAAATCCTCTGATTGAAGCGCTTGGAATGCCATTGCTACCTAAACAATTTATCCAGGCAACAACACTATCTCCTGACATGTTGATTGATGTCAGTTCGCTCCCTACTGAGCATCATGGTTACTACACCAGAACATTCATTGATAACCTATCTGAGTGCTATGTTGTTCAGGATGAAGCCCCACGCCTTTATGACACCGTATTTCGCATGATTGAGCGAGGCTATATCTATCGCAATCCTTTGGTGTATGGCGATATTAAACAATTGCAATTTGCCGACTCTATTGAAATACCTGAAGGGCAAGAGCGCACTCTAAAGCAAACAGCAAATCAGCAGAGTTTTTTGGTAGCGGGCCTATCAGGTCGCGGTAAGTCAGCGATGGTAGAAAGCATCTTGTCAGCAATTCCTCAAGTCATTTCACATCAAGAGTACCAAGGACAAAGGTTCATCTACGAACAAATTGTCTGGCTTAAGATCGATATCCCAACAGCTCGCGGGCAGCGTGCACTACTCTGGAGGATTCTTGAGTCCATCGATTCGGTAACTGGTGAGAATTATTACGAGTCACATCAGAAAAGCTCAGTTACGGCGCTAATGATTGCAGTTCGTAAGGCGCTACTCATCCATGGTGTTGGGATTATTGTTCTAGATGAAGCCCAGAACCTATCTGAAACTCGACAGTACGAGAAAGTCGGTAACAACGAGAACGCCACACTAAAGTTCGTGGAAGAGTTGTTTAACAAGGTTGGTGTACCACTATTACTCGTCGGGACACTATCAACACTCAATCTGTTTTCTAAAGAGATGACTGCCGCTAGGCGAATTGGAAAGACAGGGTCGCTAATCTTAGAGCAATGTGATGTTGAAAGTTCGTTTTGGAAACGCTTCATTAAGCAAATGTGCCCGACACAATTACTTAAGAATCAGACAACTGACATTGATACTCTAACGCGCCATGTTCACTACTTATCAGCAGGGATCCCTGCTATCGCGAGCAGCCTAATAAAGGCCACATTGTCTTATCTGACTTATCTAACACCAAACAATCAAGACCTAAGCATGGCTGCTCTAGACCATGTATTCAAAGAGCAATTTCTCTTGGTCTCAGGCGCATTAACGGCACTAAAGCGTGGTCAATTTTATAAATATGAGGATTGCAATCCTTTATCTCAATTGCACTCGGTTCAACAGGATTTGTTTTCAGAAAGTGGCTCAAATATTGACGGCAACCAAGTCTATAAGCAATCACTTAGAAGCTCTCGTTCTGCCTTAAACCTAACTGAGAAAGACCAAGAAATGCTTGAGAGCTTAACTCCTGAAGCCTTACTAGCGCGGGCTAGAAAGTATGAATAA